CTATCAAGAACCCCATTTCGAATGGCAGATCTTTTGGAAAGCCAAGCTGTAACCAATAACTAAAAAATGTTCCCCAAAACCCATAGCCTGTTCGCATATTGCGGCGAGGTATTGAAGCAAACCGCTACTGATCTGAAATTTAAAATTCGGGTCCAAACCGAAGCTGTAGACCTCCATCTTTTGCGGCTCGAGCTCAGCGGATCCAAAACAAAACACGACCGAAGCAACAGTTTCCGGTGCCTTGTTGAAGAAAACATCATCCTGTAATGATATTCCCAACTCAATACAACGAGGTTCTCAACAGGATAGAGCAGGTAGATCCCATTGCTTATGGGCGGAGTCGAAATTTTGTGGATGGTGCCGTAACTTACTTGTCACCCTACATCTCCAGAGGTGTTATTTCTACAAAACAGGTGCTCCATTCAGTGTTGGGTCGGGGATACAATCCAGAAAAGATTAAAAAGTTCATTCAAGAGTTGGCTTGGCGGGATTACTGGCAGCAGGTATGGATTCATAAGGGGTCGGCGATTGAAAAGGATCTGCTTCACCCTCAGCCTGGATTCGACAATCATCAATTGGCGATTTCCATTATTCGGGCTGAAACAGGTATTCATGCGATTGATACAGCGATCGAAACATTTTATGAAACCGGTTATCTTCATAACCATGTTCGCATGTATGTTGCAGCCATGGCTTGTAACCTTGGTAGAAGTCACTGGAGAGCCCCGGCTCGCTGGATGTATCATCATCTTCTCGATGGGGATTGGGCGAGTAACGCGCTGAGCTGGCAGTGGGTAGCGGGCTCCAACAGCCGCAAACAATACATCGCAAATCAGGAGAATATCAACCGTTATTGTCATTCCCAGCAACGCGGAACTTTCCTCGATAAACCCTACAGTCGATTGTTGACCGACCCGAAACCTGAAGCTTTGGTGCCTCTCGCCGATCCCGAACTAACGACCAAGCTGCCGAAAACCACACCTTCTGAAATCGATGCAGAACTCCCAACACTTATCTACAATTATTACAACCTCGATCCGCGATGGCATGTTGAAATGAAGGCAAATCGTGTACTTTTACTCGAGCCAGAGGTCTTCTCCAAATACCCAGTATCGGAGCCTTGTATACGTTTTGTCTTAGAGCTCGCAAAAAATATACCAGGCATCCAAATTTTTACCGGAAGCTTTGCTGCTTTACAATCACATTTGGGCGGGACAGAAGTACGGTTCAAAGAGCATCCCCTGAATCAGTTTCAAGGGACAGAAGAGCCTCGGGAATGGATGTTTGAAACGACAGGCTATTTCCGCTCTTTCTTTGCCTTTTGGAAACGCTGCGAGCGAGAAACAAGATGACTAAGTGCCCCATTAACATTGTCTGGCTCAAGCGAGACCTACGTCTTGCCGATCATGCACCTCTGCAAGCTGCAGAGGAGGCAGGTATCCCTTACTTTATTTGCTGTTTGCTGGAACCATCCTTCCAAAAGCATCCCGACTGGAGTCTACGTCATTGGCAGTTTACTTATCACAGCCTGCCTTCCATGAACCGAGGGCTTGGGTCCTCTGGGCGAAAAGTGGATCTTTTCTTTGGAGAGGCCACCGAGGTTTTTTGCTGGGCCCTAAAACATTATTCAGTAAGGAATGTTTTTAGTTATCAGGAGACGGGGACGGAAACCACCTGGAACCGGGACAAACAGGTTAGAACGATTCTCCAAGAGCACGGAACGCAGTGGACGGAGTTTCAACGTGACGGCATTTTACGTGGAATCAAGGACCGAAAGGGTTGGGATAAAAAGTGGTTTTTTATTATGCATTCACCTGGCATTGAGAATCGTTATTCCATGCAGTCCCTTACCCTCAAAAAGCATCCCTTTACCCTCAATGCCAATCTCCTTAAGGAATTGGAAAGTTATCCTCATGCCTTCCAAAAACCTGGAGAACCGGAGGCATACCATCAGCTCTCCTCTTTCGCTGAAGAAAGGGGACTAAATTACCACAAGCACATTTCTAAACCGGCAGAGAGTCGCGTATCCTGTTCCCGCCTTTCTACTCATCTCGCATGGGGCAATCTTTCTGTTAAACAAGCCTATCGATTCATCAAGCAGCATGACCAATATGCAAATCACAAACGTCCCTTCTCGGCATTTCTGCAACGTCTCAAATGGCATTGCCATTTTATGCAAAAGTTCGAAGTCGAATGTAGTTACGAATACCAGTGCGTGAATCGAGGTTATGAGTCGCTGGAACACGAGAACAGATCGGATTGGCTGGAGGCTTGGAAAACCGGTCATACAGGTTTGCCACTGGTCGATGCATTAATGCGTTGCCTTCATG
This genomic stretch from Opitutia bacterium ISCC 52 harbors:
- a CDS encoding deoxyribodipyrimidine photolyase, giving the protein MIFPTQYNEVLNRIEQVDPIAYGRSRNFVDGAVTYLSPYISRGVISTKQVLHSVLGRGYNPEKIKKFIQELAWRDYWQQVWIHKGSAIEKDLLHPQPGFDNHQLAISIIRAETGIHAIDTAIETFYETGYLHNHVRMYVAAMACNLGRSHWRAPARWMYHHLLDGDWASNALSWQWVAGSNSRKQYIANQENINRYCHSQQRGTFLDKPYSRLLTDPKPEALVPLADPELTTKLPKTTPSEIDAELPTLIYNYYNLDPRWHVEMKANRVLLLEPEVFSKYPVSEPCIRFVLELAKNIPGIQIFTGSFAALQSHLGGTEVRFKEHPLNQFQGTEEPREWMFETTGYFRSFFAFWKRCERETR
- a CDS encoding DNA photolyase family protein, with product MTKCPINIVWLKRDLRLADHAPLQAAEEAGIPYFICCLLEPSFQKHPDWSLRHWQFTYHSLPSMNRGLGSSGRKVDLFFGEATEVFCWALKHYSVRNVFSYQETGTETTWNRDKQVRTILQEHGTQWTEFQRDGILRGIKDRKGWDKKWFFIMHSPGIENRYSMQSLTLKKHPFTLNANLLKELESYPHAFQKPGEPEAYHQLSSFAEERGLNYHKHISKPAESRVSCSRLSTHLAWGNLSVKQAYRFIKQHDQYANHKRPFSAFLQRLKWHCHFMQKFEVECSYEYQCVNRGYESLEHENRSDWLEAWKTGHTGLPLVDALMRCLHETGWINFRMRAMLVSVLCHHLDQDWRRGTNHLARLFLDYEPGIHFTQFQMQAGTTGTNAIRIYNPVKQSLEHDPLGHFIHRWVPELEGVPNAFTHTPWKMELLEQTMCGVKIGETYPCPIIDPLERAKQARKKIWGHRSNPLVRSERARILKTHTRNTSSVAQPAQQI